Proteins encoded in a region of the Nicotiana tomentosiformis chromosome 9, ASM39032v3, whole genome shotgun sequence genome:
- the LOC138898796 gene encoding uncharacterized protein has translation MRQRRWLELIKDYDIDILYHSRKANVVEDALSRKSMGSLTHLEAYQCPLSNEVHRVDSLGVHLADSSERGVIVQNRTKSSLVVEVKEKQYNDPLLVHLKEGIHKYRTMAFSLGVNDGTLRYQG, from the coding sequence atgaggcagagaagatggcttgagttaatcaaggattacgacatcgatatcctatatcattcgaggaaggctaatgttgtggaggatgctcttagccggaaatctatgggtagtttgactcacttggaggcatatcaatgTCCGTTATCCAATGAGGTTCATCGGGTggatagtttgggagttcatcttgcggactctagtgaaagaggggtgattgtgcaaaataggactAAATCATCTCTTGTGgtagaagtcaaggagaagcaatacaacgatccattgttggtacatttaaaggaggggattcataaatacaggaccatggccttttctcttggcgtgaatgatggtacactaaggtaccaagggtga